In Malus sylvestris chromosome 15, drMalSylv7.2, whole genome shotgun sequence, a single genomic region encodes these proteins:
- the LOC126605258 gene encoding uncharacterized protein LOC126605258 yields the protein MSSRWKILCHSFSTWRDALTQASSNVRSGANYADEQLQAQAWYAAKIKSRNKSFHWWECWNIVKDCPKFKVVLVGPEVCMNRTPLHSTPPHSRPDHGFHVDEEDGEEVSETPIPEQASGSTRYPIRPLGKKASKRKWSASKNDYGKYM from the exons ATGTCTagtcgttggaaaatactttgccattcctttagtacgtggagagatgccttgacacaagctagtagtaatgttcgaagtggggcaaattatgcagatgag caacttcaagcacaagcatggtatgctgccaaaatcaaatcaagaaacaaatcattccactggtgggaatgttggaatattgttaaagattgtcctaaattcaaagttgtgcttgttggtccagaagtatgcATGAACAGAACCCCTCTACACAGCACCCCTCCACATTCTAGACCCGATCATGGCTTccatgttgatgaagaagatggagaagaagtgtctgaaacgcccattcctgaacaagcgtcggggtcgacccgttatccaattaggcctctaggtaagaaggcttcaaagaggaaatggagtgcttccaagaatgattatggaaaGTACATGTAA
- the LOC126603879 gene encoding heterogeneous nuclear ribonucleoprotein Q-like isoform X2, which translates to MRPRKADASKPPTAKKTPPARKTAAKAQPAASPPDLEVAILKTVETKRGCAGRLKQAKKNETTPPADSKAPKSSVAEGTEGSAGTAKVAPAAKVAVVKKVPAKRLSAKVKTLASAKSVSPQTPKLGASVKAKADALNKGKTADVSDVEVTEKKAVAENVGESAKKDGSIVEFEVSTVENVGEPATVKQTTVEVKVNPNEDEENPEEEEDPVEEEDPIEEEDPFEAKESVAGEVSEFSENELACDVKEGVEVTEEEDPIEAEKSLVGEVSKSSENEPSRDVKEGVEVQEGQKEKSERVEVKGDQKKELEDNGDEVETCSEAANKVENSKEGLQGEDVEHGKGVYDGDEQMEEYGEKLDLGEHGEEELPEDDAEDPAEETERLADEHKEFTAHEHKMRKEREIFLGGLDQDAVEEDVRRVFERIGGIVEVRLHKNPSTNKHKGYAFVEFEDKEYARHALSEMKNPVIRGKRCGTAPSEDNDMLFVGNICNTWTKEAIKQKLKDYGVEGVENINLVPDVQSDGLSRSFAFIEFSCRGDARLAYKRFQQPDAIFGHAERTAKVAFAEPIREPDPEIMSQVKSVFVDGLPPHWDEDRVREQFRCYGEILRVVVARNMSTAKRKDFGFVDFSTHDSAVAFVDSINNIELMDGNSKDGVLVALDIISTVQRSNLTDISIVVDVVKLAGWVSRTNMTSITHKSFSP; encoded by the exons GAACGAAACGACACCGCCTGCTGATTCGAAGGCCCCCAAATCATCAG TAGCTGAGGGGACTGAGGGATCAGCCGGTACTGCTAAAGTGGCACCGGCGGCTAAAGTTGCTGTGGTGAAAAAAGTACCTGCGAAAAGGTTGTCGGCGAAAGTTAAGACACTGGCATCTGCTAAATCTGTTTCACCGCAGACACCGAAATTGGGGGCATCAGTGAAGGCGAAAGCAGATGCATTGAACAAGGGGAAAACCGCAGATGTTAGTGACGTGGAAGTTACAGAAAAGAAAGCGGTTGCTGAGAATGTTGGAGAGTCTGCTAAGAAGGATGGAAGCATTGTGGAATTTGAAGTAAGCACTGTTGAGAATGTTGGAGAGCCTGCAACAGTCAAACAAACAACCGTGGAAGTAAAAGTAAACCCGAATGAAGATGAAGAGAATCCTGAAGAGGAAGAGGATCCTGTTGAGGAGGAGGATCCTATAGAGGAAGAGGATCCCTTTGAGGCAAAAGAATCTGTAGCTGGGGAGGTTTCAGAGTTTTCTGAGAATGAACTAGCTTGTGATGTAAAGGAGGGAGTGGAAGTGACAGAGGAGGAGGATCCCATTGAGGCAGAAAAATCTTTAGTTGGGGAGGTTTCAAAGTCTTCTGAGAATGAACCATCTCGTGATGTAAAAGAGGGAGTGGAAGTGCAAGAAGGTCAGAAGGAGAAGTCGGAGAGAGTAGAAGTGAAAGGAGATCAGAAGAAGGAGTTGGAGGATAATGGAGATGAAGTCGAGACCTGTAGTGAGGCTGCTAACAAGGTAGAAAATTCCAAAGAGGGGTTACAAGGAGAAGATGTTGAGCATGGTAAAGGGGTGTATGATGGTGATGAGCAGATGGAAGAGTATGGTGAGAAATTGGATCTTGGAGAACATGGAGAGGAGGAACTTCCAGAGGATGATGCAGAGGATCCCGCAGAAGAAACTGAGAGATTGGCTGATGAACATAAGGAATTTACAGCCCATGAGCACAAGATGAGGAAAGAACGTGAGATATTTCTTGGTGGGCTTGATCAGGATGCTGTGGAGGAAGATGTGAGAAGGGTCTTTGAGAGGATTGGAGGGATAGTTGAAGTTAGGTTACACAAGAATCCTTCAACTAATAAGCACAAGGGTTATgcatttgtggagtttgaagaTAAGGAGTATGCCAGGCATGCTTTGTCTGAAATGAAAAACCCTGTT ATAAGAGGGAAGCGATGTGGGACAGCACCTAGTGAGGACAATGACATGTTGTTTGTGGGTAATATATGCAATACCTGGACAAAGGAAGCT ATTAAACAGAAACTGAAGGATTATGGTGTGGAAGGTGTTGAGAATATAAATCTTGTTCCAGATGTTCAAAGTGATGGATTGAGCCGCAGTTTTGCATTTATTGAATTCTCTTGCCGTGGTGATGCTAGGCTTGCATACAAGAGGTTTCAACAGCCCGATGCTATATTTGGCCACGCTGAAAGAACTGCCAAAGTGGCTTTTGCTGAACCTATACGTGAGCCTGACCCAGAGATCATGTCCCAAGTGAAGTCTGTATTTGTCGATGGGCTTCCACCTCATTGGGATGAGGACagagttagagagcaatttagATGCTATGGAGAAATCTTACGCGTTGTTGTGGCTCGGAATATGTCTACAGCCAAGCGGAAGGATTTTGGATTTGTTGATTTCTCTACCCATGATTCTGCAGTGGCCTTTGTTGATAGTATAAATAACATAGAACTGATGGATGGGAATTCAAAG GACGGGGTTTTGGTCGCGTTGGACATCATTTCAACCGTGCAACGTTCCAACCTGACAGACATTTCTATCGTGGTGGACGTGGTCAAACTGGCAGGATGGGTTTCCCGAACGAATATGACTTCGATTACCCATAAGAGTTTCTCCCCCTAA
- the LOC126603879 gene encoding uncharacterized protein LOC126603879 isoform X1 has protein sequence MRPRKADASKPPTAKKTPPARKTAAKAQPAASPPDLEVAILKTVETKRGCAGRLKQAKKNETTPPADSKAPKSSVAEGTEGSAGTAKVAPAAKVAVVKKVPAKRLSAKVKTLASAKSVSPQTPKLGASVKAKADALNKGKTADVSDVEVTEKKAVAENVGESAKKDGSIVEFEVSTVENVGEPATVKQTTVEVKVNPNEDEENPEEEEDPVEEEDPIEEEDPFEAKESVAGEVSEFSENELACDVKEGVEVTEEEDPIEAEKSLVGEVSKSSENEPSRDVKEGVEVQEGQKEKSERVEVKGDQKKELEDNGDEVETCSEAANKVENSKEGLQGEDVEHGKGVYDGDEQMEEYGEKLDLGEHGEEELPEDDAEDPAEETERLADEHKEFTAHEHKMRKEREIFLGGLDQDAVEEDVRRVFERIGGIVEVRLHKNPSTNKHKGYAFVEFEDKEYARHALSEMKNPVIRGKRCGTAPSEDNDMLFVGNICNTWTKEAIKQKLKDYGVEGVENINLVPDVQSDGLSRSFAFIEFSCRGDARLAYKRFQQPDAIFGHAERTAKVAFAEPIREPDPEIMSQVKSVFVDGLPPHWDEDRVREQFRCYGEILRVVVARNMSTAKRKDFGFVDFSTHDSAVAFVDSINNIELMDGNSKVKVKARLSNPLPKTQAVKGGMCGGFRIGHGGGSGIFSRSGRGFGRVGHHFNRATFQPDRHFYRGGRGQTGRMGFPNEYDFDYP, from the exons GAACGAAACGACACCGCCTGCTGATTCGAAGGCCCCCAAATCATCAG TAGCTGAGGGGACTGAGGGATCAGCCGGTACTGCTAAAGTGGCACCGGCGGCTAAAGTTGCTGTGGTGAAAAAAGTACCTGCGAAAAGGTTGTCGGCGAAAGTTAAGACACTGGCATCTGCTAAATCTGTTTCACCGCAGACACCGAAATTGGGGGCATCAGTGAAGGCGAAAGCAGATGCATTGAACAAGGGGAAAACCGCAGATGTTAGTGACGTGGAAGTTACAGAAAAGAAAGCGGTTGCTGAGAATGTTGGAGAGTCTGCTAAGAAGGATGGAAGCATTGTGGAATTTGAAGTAAGCACTGTTGAGAATGTTGGAGAGCCTGCAACAGTCAAACAAACAACCGTGGAAGTAAAAGTAAACCCGAATGAAGATGAAGAGAATCCTGAAGAGGAAGAGGATCCTGTTGAGGAGGAGGATCCTATAGAGGAAGAGGATCCCTTTGAGGCAAAAGAATCTGTAGCTGGGGAGGTTTCAGAGTTTTCTGAGAATGAACTAGCTTGTGATGTAAAGGAGGGAGTGGAAGTGACAGAGGAGGAGGATCCCATTGAGGCAGAAAAATCTTTAGTTGGGGAGGTTTCAAAGTCTTCTGAGAATGAACCATCTCGTGATGTAAAAGAGGGAGTGGAAGTGCAAGAAGGTCAGAAGGAGAAGTCGGAGAGAGTAGAAGTGAAAGGAGATCAGAAGAAGGAGTTGGAGGATAATGGAGATGAAGTCGAGACCTGTAGTGAGGCTGCTAACAAGGTAGAAAATTCCAAAGAGGGGTTACAAGGAGAAGATGTTGAGCATGGTAAAGGGGTGTATGATGGTGATGAGCAGATGGAAGAGTATGGTGAGAAATTGGATCTTGGAGAACATGGAGAGGAGGAACTTCCAGAGGATGATGCAGAGGATCCCGCAGAAGAAACTGAGAGATTGGCTGATGAACATAAGGAATTTACAGCCCATGAGCACAAGATGAGGAAAGAACGTGAGATATTTCTTGGTGGGCTTGATCAGGATGCTGTGGAGGAAGATGTGAGAAGGGTCTTTGAGAGGATTGGAGGGATAGTTGAAGTTAGGTTACACAAGAATCCTTCAACTAATAAGCACAAGGGTTATgcatttgtggagtttgaagaTAAGGAGTATGCCAGGCATGCTTTGTCTGAAATGAAAAACCCTGTT ATAAGAGGGAAGCGATGTGGGACAGCACCTAGTGAGGACAATGACATGTTGTTTGTGGGTAATATATGCAATACCTGGACAAAGGAAGCT ATTAAACAGAAACTGAAGGATTATGGTGTGGAAGGTGTTGAGAATATAAATCTTGTTCCAGATGTTCAAAGTGATGGATTGAGCCGCAGTTTTGCATTTATTGAATTCTCTTGCCGTGGTGATGCTAGGCTTGCATACAAGAGGTTTCAACAGCCCGATGCTATATTTGGCCACGCTGAAAGAACTGCCAAAGTGGCTTTTGCTGAACCTATACGTGAGCCTGACCCAGAGATCATGTCCCAAGTGAAGTCTGTATTTGTCGATGGGCTTCCACCTCATTGGGATGAGGACagagttagagagcaatttagATGCTATGGAGAAATCTTACGCGTTGTTGTGGCTCGGAATATGTCTACAGCCAAGCGGAAGGATTTTGGATTTGTTGATTTCTCTACCCATGATTCTGCAGTGGCCTTTGTTGATAGTATAAATAACATAGAACTGATGGATGGGAATTCAAAG GTAAAAGTGAAAGCAAGACTTTCAAATCCTTTGCCTAAAACTCAGGCTGTGAAGGGTGGAATGTGCGGTGGATTTCGAATTGGTCatggtggtggtagtggtaTCTTTTCAAGATCTG GACGGGGTTTTGGTCGCGTTGGACATCATTTCAACCGTGCAACGTTCCAACCTGACAGACATTTCTATCGTGGTGGACGTGGTCAAACTGGCAGGATGGGTTTCCCGAACGAATATGACTTCGATTACCCATAA
- the LOC126603881 gene encoding histone H1-like: protein MSVTEEAQAPAVDAPPPEEAPVTEEPKQEEKPTRQTKPRTPKERKPAQPKPKTKTAAHPPYFQMIMEALMALNEKSGSSPYAIAKHMEEKHKAVLPANFRKTLALQLKNSAARGKLIKIRASYKLSEAGKKEKSTAKTSAVSKPKAEKKTKTTSSAKKPGKKNKMSTAAKPKQPKSIKSSAAKKSKKSAA from the exons ATGTCAGTCACCGAAGAAGCTCAAGCACCCGCCGTGGATGCCCCACCGCCAGAGGAGGCTCCGGTGACGGAGGAACCCAAGCAGGAAGAAAAGCCAACTAGGCAGACGAAACCCAGGACTCCAAAAGAGAGGAAGCCTGCACagccaaaacccaaaaccaaaaccgccGCTCATCCTCCATACTTTCAG ATGATAATGGAAGCACTTATGGCGCTGAACGAGAAGAGCGGGTCGAGTCCGTACGCCATAGCAAAGCACATGGAGGAGAAGCACAAGGCGGTGCTCCCGGCGAACTTCAGGAAGACTCTGGCACTGCAGCTGAAGAACTCGGCGGCGAGAGGAAAGTTGATCAAGATCAGGGCCTCGTACAAGCTGTCCGAGGCGGGCAAGAAGGAGAAATCGACAGCCAAAACAAGCGCCGTTTCGAAACCAAAAGCGGAGAAGAAGACCAAAACGACCTCCTCTGCTAAGAAGCCCGGGAAAAAGAACAAGATGTCAACCGCCGCGAagcccaagcagcccaagtcgatCAAGAGCTCTGCTGCTAAGAAATCGAAGAAATCTGCTGCTTGA